Proteins co-encoded in one Acipenser ruthenus chromosome 3, fAciRut3.2 maternal haplotype, whole genome shotgun sequence genomic window:
- the LOC117394858 gene encoding geminin-like has translation MNTNVKHRLDAGTTASSTKSIFTVGVDGGSNARRTLQAIQPTVITGYLVGRTREPVRSLPKRKLWSKEQPKSSKRAKTEVAVYTEDNENENGPEGMTKETYELMVKETPPSTYWKELADERREALYKVLQENEMLHKKIELKEENISKLKQENEELADLAEHVQYMASMIERLTGKSPDNLKVLRDLDAEEHEHEDDEEYISSEDEDKLSEFESDYEDDTSVPDFNVPKSSLN, from the exons AGCATCTTCACTGTAGGAGTTGATGGAGGTTCAAATGCTAGGCGTACACTACAAGCAATTCAACCTACAGTGATAACTGGGTACCTTGTTGGGAGGACCAGAGAg ccAGTCAGGTCTCTTCCAAAAAGGAAATTGTGGAGCAAGGAACAGCCAAAAAGCTCAAAGAGGGCCAAAACTGAAGTGGCTGTGTATACCGAAGACAATGAAAATGAGAATGGGCCAGAGGGAATGACCAAAGAGACTTATGAACTTATGGTCAAAG AAACTCCTCCATCTACCTACTGGAAAGAACTGGCAGATGAAAGGAGGGAAGCACTTTATAAGGTTCTTCAAGAAAATGAGATG ctGCATAAGAAAATTGAGTTAAAAGAGGAGAACATCTCAAAGTTAAAGCAAGAAAATGAAGAACTGGCTGACCTTGCAGAGCATGTACAATACATGGCCAGTATGATTGAG AGATTAACTGGGAAGAGTCCAGATAACCTCAAAGTCCTTAGAGACCTTGATGCAGAAGAACATGAACATGAAGATGATGAGGAATACATTAGCAGTGAGGATGAAGATAAGCTTTCAGAATTTGAAAGTGACTATGAAGATGATACATCTGTGCCTGACTTTAATGTTCCCAAATCCAGTTTAAACTAg